In Pseudorasbora parva isolate DD20220531a chromosome 9, ASM2467924v1, whole genome shotgun sequence, the following proteins share a genomic window:
- the kif5ba gene encoding kinesin-1 heavy chain isoform X2 produces the protein MADPAECTIKVMCRFRPLNSSEVTRGDKYIAKFQGEDSIVIGGKPYVFDRVFQSNTSQEQVYTACAQQIVKDVLGGYNGTIFAYGQTSSGKTHTMEGNLHDTDAMGIIPRIVQDIFNYIYSMDENLEFHIKVSYFEIYLDKIRDLLDVSKTNLSVHEDKNRVPYVKGCTERFVCSPDEVMDTIDEGKSNRHVAVTNMNEHSSRSHSIFQINVKQENTQTEQKLSGKLYLVDLAGSEKVSKTGAEGAVLDEAKNINKSLSSLGNVISALAEGSTYVPYRDSKMTRILQDSLGGNCRTTIVICCSPSSYNEAETKSTLMFGQRAKTIKNTVSLNVELTAEQWKKKYEREKERNKSLRNTITWLENELNRWRNGETVPAEEQYDKEKVNAEVLALDNTINNDKFASTPSMPPVPGMLGARLTDAEKEKCEVELTKLYEQLDEKDDEINQQSQLVEKLKQQMLDQEELLASSRRDHDNLQAELTRLQMENDASKEEVKEVLQALEELAVNYDHKSQEVEDKTKEFEALTEELSQKSSTLASIDSELQKLKEMANHQRKRVTEMMSSLLKDLTEIGIAVGNNDIKHEGSGLIDEEFTVARLYISKMKSEVKSMVKRCKQLENTQSESNKKVDESEKELAACQLRISQHEAKIKSLTEYLQNVEHKKRQLEENVDSLNEELVKINAQEKVHAMEKESEIQSANEVKEAVEQQIQSHREAHQKQISSLRDELETKEKLITDLQDLNQKIMLEQERLRVEHEKLKSTDQEKSRKLHELTMMQDRREQARQDLKGLEETVAKELQTLHNLRKLFVQDLATRVKKSAEMDSDETGGSAAQKQKISFLENNLEQLTKVHKQLVRDNADLRCELPKLEKRLRATAERVKALESALKEAKENAARDRKRYQLEVDRIKEAVRAKNMARRGHSAQIAKPIRPGQQPVASPTHPNVLRGGGGVLYQNSQPTPIRGGGAKQEKS, from the exons GGTAAACCGTATGTGTTTGACAGAGTTTTCCAGTCCAACACGAGTCAGGAGCAAGTGTACACAGCCTGCGCTCAACAAATCGTCAAAG ATGTGCTTGGCGGATATAACGGAACCATTTTCGCCTATGGTCAGACGTCAtcaggcaaaacacacacaatggaG GGAAATCTTCATGACACAGATGCAATGGGAATTATTCCCAGAATAGTGCAAGACATctttaattacatttactctATGGATGAAAATCTGGAGTTCCACATTAAA GTGTCATATTTTGAGATCTATCTGGATAAGATTCGGGACCTGTTGGATG tttcaaaaactaatttatCTGTACATGAAGACAAGAACAGGGTTCCTTATGTCAAG GGTTGCACTGAGCGATTTGTTTGCAGTCCGGATGAAGTGATGGACACCATTGATGAGGGCAAATCCAACAGACATGTTGCTGTGACAA ACATGAATGAGCACAGCTCTAGGAGTCACAGTATCTTCCAGATCAATGTGAAGCAGGAGAACACACAGACAGAACAGAAGCTCAGTGGGAAACTCTACCTGGTCGACTTGGCAGGCAGCGAGAAG GTCAGTAAAACAGGAGCTGAAGGCGCTGTACTGGATGAAGCCAAAAACATCAACAAGTCTCTGTCATCTCTAGGCAACGTGATATCAGCCTTAGCCGAGGGCTCG ACATACGTTCCATACAGAGACAGTAAAATGACAAGGATCTTGCAGGATTCTCTGGGTGGGAACTGCAGGACCACCATCGTCATCTGCTGTTCTCCTTCCTCTTACAATGAGGCTGAGACCAAATCCACCCTTATGTTCGGACAGAG AGCCAAGACTATTAAGAACACAGTGAGTCTGAATGTGGAGCTAACagcagagcaatggaagaagaaaTATGAGAGGGAGAAAGAACGAAACAAGAGCCTTCGAAACACCATCACGTGGCTGGAGAATGAACTTAACCGCTGGAGAAACG GTGAAACGGTACCTGCTGAGGAGCAGTATGATAAGGAGAAGGTTAATGCTGAAGTGTTGGCGCTGGATAACACAATTAATAATGATAAATTTGCATCCACACCAAGCATGCCTCCTGTGCCAGGGATGCTCGGGGCCCGACTCACAGATGCTGAGAAGGAGAAATGTGAGGTCGAACTCACCAAACTGTATGAGCAACTTGACGAAAAG GATGATGAGATTAATCAGCAGTCTCAGCTGGTGGAGAAGCTCAAGCAGCAGATGTTGGACCAAGAGGAG CTGCTGGCCTCGTCGCGGCGAGACCATGATAACCTGCAGGCAGAGCTGACTCGTCTGcagatggagaatgatgcatctAAAGAGGAGGTGAAGGAGGTGTTGCAGGCCCTGGAGGAGCTTGCCGTCAACTATGATCATAAGAGTCAGGAGGTGGAGGACAAAACCAAGGAGTTTGAAGCGCTCACTGAGGAACTTAGTCAGAAATCT AGCACCCTGGCATCTATAGACTCAGAACTGCAGAAACTGAAGGAAATGGCTAATCACCAGAGGAAGAGGGTAACTGAGATGATGTCGTCACTGCTCAAAGATTTGACCGAGATTGGCATTGCTGTGGGCAACAATGACATCAAG CATGAAGGCAGTGGTCTTATAGATGAAGAGTTCACTGTAGCCAGACTCTATATCAGTAAGATGAAATCAGAAGTCAAATCGATGGTCAAACGTTGCAAGCAGTTGGAAAACACACAGTCTGAGAGCAACAAGAAGGTGGATGAGTCTGAGAAGGAGCTTGCAGCATGCCAGTTACGCATCTCCCAG CATGAGGCGAAAATTAAATCTCTGACAGAGTATCTTCAGAACGTAGAGCATAAGAAGAGGCAGCTGGAAGAGAATGTGGACTCCCTTAATGAGGAGCTGGTCAAAATCAATGCACAGG AGAAAGTTCATGCAATGGAGAAAGAGAGTGAGATTCAGAGTGCCAATGAGGTGAAG GAGGCGGTTGAGCAGCAGATACAGAGTCACAGGGAGGCCCATCAGAAACAGATCAGCAGCCTGAGAGACGAGCTGGAAACCAAAGAGAAACTCATCACTGATCTTCAAGA tctgaatcaGAAGATCATGCTTGAGCAGGAGCGTTTGAGGGTGGAACACGAAAAACTCAAATCCACTGACCAGGAGAAGAGCCGCAAACTACATGAGCTCAC TATGATGCAGGACCGCAGGGAACAGGCCAGGCAGGATCTAAAAGGCTTGGAGGAGACTGTG GCCAAGGAGCTACAGACTCTGCACAACCTCAGGAAATTGTTTGTTCAGGATCTGGCTACTCGTGTTAAAAAG AGTGCAGAGATGGACTCTGATGAAACCGGTGGCAGTGCTGCTCAGAAGCAGAAGATCTCTTTCCTGGAGAACAATCTAGAACAACTCACCAAGGTCCACAAACAG CTGGTGCGTGATAATGCTGACCTGCGCTGTGAGCTTCCTAAACTGGAAAAGCGTCTGCGGGCGACGGCGGAGCGTGTGAAGGCTTTGGAGTCTGCACTCAAAGAGGCCAAAGAGAACGCAGCCCGTGACCGCAAACGCTACCAGCTGGAGGTGGACCGCATCAAAGAGGCCGTGAGAGCCAAAAACATGGCCCGCAGAGGACACTCCGCACAAATAG CTAAACCCATCAGGCCTGGACAGCAACCTGTAGCTTCTCCTACACACCCCAACGTTCTGCGTGGAGGGGGTGGCGTCCTCTACCAGAACAGTCAACCTACGCCTATCAGAGGAGGTGGCGCTAAACAAGAGAAGAG CTGA
- the kif5ba gene encoding kinesin-1 heavy chain isoform X1, whose amino-acid sequence MADPAECTIKVMCRFRPLNSSEVTRGDKYIAKFQGEDSIVIGGKPYVFDRVFQSNTSQEQVYTACAQQIVKDVLGGYNGTIFAYGQTSSGKTHTMEGNLHDTDAMGIIPRIVQDIFNYIYSMDENLEFHIKVSYFEIYLDKIRDLLDVSKTNLSVHEDKNRVPYVKGCTERFVCSPDEVMDTIDEGKSNRHVAVTNMNEHSSRSHSIFQINVKQENTQTEQKLSGKLYLVDLAGSEKVSKTGAEGAVLDEAKNINKSLSSLGNVISALAEGSTYVPYRDSKMTRILQDSLGGNCRTTIVICCSPSSYNEAETKSTLMFGQRAKTIKNTVSLNVELTAEQWKKKYEREKERNKSLRNTITWLENELNRWRNGETVPAEEQYDKEKVNAEVLALDNTINNDKFASTPSMPPVPGMLGARLTDAEKEKCEVELTKLYEQLDEKDDEINQQSQLVEKLKQQMLDQEELLASSRRDHDNLQAELTRLQMENDASKEEVKEVLQALEELAVNYDHKSQEVEDKTKEFEALTEELSQKSSTLASIDSELQKLKEMANHQRKRVTEMMSSLLKDLTEIGIAVGNNDIKQHEGSGLIDEEFTVARLYISKMKSEVKSMVKRCKQLENTQSESNKKVDESEKELAACQLRISQHEAKIKSLTEYLQNVEHKKRQLEENVDSLNEELVKINAQEKVHAMEKESEIQSANEVKEAVEQQIQSHREAHQKQISSLRDELETKEKLITDLQDLNQKIMLEQERLRVEHEKLKSTDQEKSRKLHELTMMQDRREQARQDLKGLEETVAKELQTLHNLRKLFVQDLATRVKKSAEMDSDETGGSAAQKQKISFLENNLEQLTKVHKQLVRDNADLRCELPKLEKRLRATAERVKALESALKEAKENAARDRKRYQLEVDRIKEAVRAKNMARRGHSAQIAKPIRPGQQPVASPTHPNVLRGGGGVLYQNSQPTPIRGGGAKQEKS is encoded by the exons GGTAAACCGTATGTGTTTGACAGAGTTTTCCAGTCCAACACGAGTCAGGAGCAAGTGTACACAGCCTGCGCTCAACAAATCGTCAAAG ATGTGCTTGGCGGATATAACGGAACCATTTTCGCCTATGGTCAGACGTCAtcaggcaaaacacacacaatggaG GGAAATCTTCATGACACAGATGCAATGGGAATTATTCCCAGAATAGTGCAAGACATctttaattacatttactctATGGATGAAAATCTGGAGTTCCACATTAAA GTGTCATATTTTGAGATCTATCTGGATAAGATTCGGGACCTGTTGGATG tttcaaaaactaatttatCTGTACATGAAGACAAGAACAGGGTTCCTTATGTCAAG GGTTGCACTGAGCGATTTGTTTGCAGTCCGGATGAAGTGATGGACACCATTGATGAGGGCAAATCCAACAGACATGTTGCTGTGACAA ACATGAATGAGCACAGCTCTAGGAGTCACAGTATCTTCCAGATCAATGTGAAGCAGGAGAACACACAGACAGAACAGAAGCTCAGTGGGAAACTCTACCTGGTCGACTTGGCAGGCAGCGAGAAG GTCAGTAAAACAGGAGCTGAAGGCGCTGTACTGGATGAAGCCAAAAACATCAACAAGTCTCTGTCATCTCTAGGCAACGTGATATCAGCCTTAGCCGAGGGCTCG ACATACGTTCCATACAGAGACAGTAAAATGACAAGGATCTTGCAGGATTCTCTGGGTGGGAACTGCAGGACCACCATCGTCATCTGCTGTTCTCCTTCCTCTTACAATGAGGCTGAGACCAAATCCACCCTTATGTTCGGACAGAG AGCCAAGACTATTAAGAACACAGTGAGTCTGAATGTGGAGCTAACagcagagcaatggaagaagaaaTATGAGAGGGAGAAAGAACGAAACAAGAGCCTTCGAAACACCATCACGTGGCTGGAGAATGAACTTAACCGCTGGAGAAACG GTGAAACGGTACCTGCTGAGGAGCAGTATGATAAGGAGAAGGTTAATGCTGAAGTGTTGGCGCTGGATAACACAATTAATAATGATAAATTTGCATCCACACCAAGCATGCCTCCTGTGCCAGGGATGCTCGGGGCCCGACTCACAGATGCTGAGAAGGAGAAATGTGAGGTCGAACTCACCAAACTGTATGAGCAACTTGACGAAAAG GATGATGAGATTAATCAGCAGTCTCAGCTGGTGGAGAAGCTCAAGCAGCAGATGTTGGACCAAGAGGAG CTGCTGGCCTCGTCGCGGCGAGACCATGATAACCTGCAGGCAGAGCTGACTCGTCTGcagatggagaatgatgcatctAAAGAGGAGGTGAAGGAGGTGTTGCAGGCCCTGGAGGAGCTTGCCGTCAACTATGATCATAAGAGTCAGGAGGTGGAGGACAAAACCAAGGAGTTTGAAGCGCTCACTGAGGAACTTAGTCAGAAATCT AGCACCCTGGCATCTATAGACTCAGAACTGCAGAAACTGAAGGAAATGGCTAATCACCAGAGGAAGAGGGTAACTGAGATGATGTCGTCACTGCTCAAAGATTTGACCGAGATTGGCATTGCTGTGGGCAACAATGACATCAAG CAGCATGAAGGCAGTGGTCTTATAGATGAAGAGTTCACTGTAGCCAGACTCTATATCAGTAAGATGAAATCAGAAGTCAAATCGATGGTCAAACGTTGCAAGCAGTTGGAAAACACACAGTCTGAGAGCAACAAGAAGGTGGATGAGTCTGAGAAGGAGCTTGCAGCATGCCAGTTACGCATCTCCCAG CATGAGGCGAAAATTAAATCTCTGACAGAGTATCTTCAGAACGTAGAGCATAAGAAGAGGCAGCTGGAAGAGAATGTGGACTCCCTTAATGAGGAGCTGGTCAAAATCAATGCACAGG AGAAAGTTCATGCAATGGAGAAAGAGAGTGAGATTCAGAGTGCCAATGAGGTGAAG GAGGCGGTTGAGCAGCAGATACAGAGTCACAGGGAGGCCCATCAGAAACAGATCAGCAGCCTGAGAGACGAGCTGGAAACCAAAGAGAAACTCATCACTGATCTTCAAGA tctgaatcaGAAGATCATGCTTGAGCAGGAGCGTTTGAGGGTGGAACACGAAAAACTCAAATCCACTGACCAGGAGAAGAGCCGCAAACTACATGAGCTCAC TATGATGCAGGACCGCAGGGAACAGGCCAGGCAGGATCTAAAAGGCTTGGAGGAGACTGTG GCCAAGGAGCTACAGACTCTGCACAACCTCAGGAAATTGTTTGTTCAGGATCTGGCTACTCGTGTTAAAAAG AGTGCAGAGATGGACTCTGATGAAACCGGTGGCAGTGCTGCTCAGAAGCAGAAGATCTCTTTCCTGGAGAACAATCTAGAACAACTCACCAAGGTCCACAAACAG CTGGTGCGTGATAATGCTGACCTGCGCTGTGAGCTTCCTAAACTGGAAAAGCGTCTGCGGGCGACGGCGGAGCGTGTGAAGGCTTTGGAGTCTGCACTCAAAGAGGCCAAAGAGAACGCAGCCCGTGACCGCAAACGCTACCAGCTGGAGGTGGACCGCATCAAAGAGGCCGTGAGAGCCAAAAACATGGCCCGCAGAGGACACTCCGCACAAATAG CTAAACCCATCAGGCCTGGACAGCAACCTGTAGCTTCTCCTACACACCCCAACGTTCTGCGTGGAGGGGGTGGCGTCCTCTACCAGAACAGTCAACCTACGCCTATCAGAGGAGGTGGCGCTAAACAAGAGAAGAG CTGA